The Saccopteryx leptura isolate mSacLep1 chromosome 2, mSacLep1_pri_phased_curated, whole genome shotgun sequence genome has a window encoding:
- the EFNA4 gene encoding ephrin-A4: protein MRLLPLLRTVLWAALLGSFLQGGSGLRHDFYWNSSNPRLLRGDAVVELGLNDYLDIFCPHYEGPGPPEGPETFALYMVDWSGYEACQAQGAGAFKRWECSLPFTPFGPVKFSEKIQRFTPFSLGFEFLPGETYYYISVPTPGSPGQCLRLQVSVCCKESKSESAHPVGSPGESGTSGWQGGGTPSPLCLLLLLLLPILRLLRVL from the exons ATGCGGCTGCTGCCCCTGCTACGGACTGTCCTCTGGGCCGCACTCCTCGGCTCCTTTCTGCAAGGGGGCTCTGGCCTCCGTCACGACTTCTATTGGAACTCAAGTAACCCCAG GCTGCTTCGAGGAGACGCTGTGGTGGAGCTGGGCCTCAACGACTACCTAGACATCTTCTGCCCACACTATGAGGGTCCAGGGCCCCCCGAGGGCCCTGAGACATTTGCTTTATACATGGTGGATTGGTCGGGCTATGAGGCCTGCCAGGCACAGGGGGCAGGTGCCTTCAAGCGCTGGGAGTGCTCCCTCCCCTTCACTCCCTTTGGTCCTGTTAAATTCTCAGAGAAGATTCAGCGCTTCACGCCCTTCTCCCTTGGCTTCGAGTTTTTGCCTGGAGAGACCTACTACTATATCT CGGTACCAACTCCCGGGAGTCCTGGTCAGTGCTTGAGGCTCCAGGTGTCTGTCTGCTGCAAGGAGAGCA AGTCTGAGTCAGCTCATCCTGTTGGAAGCCCTGGAGAGAGTGGCACATCAGGGTGGCAAGGTGGGGGCACTCCTAGCCCCCTCTGtctcttgctgctgctgctgctcccaaTTCTGCGTCTCCTGCGAGTTCTCTGA